One window of Nitrospira sp. genomic DNA carries:
- a CDS encoding NADH-quinone oxidoreductase subunit M — protein sequence MGEYALLYILFAPFAGALGLIFVSNRQPLLVRSVAASAAFVSLITSLYIFYAYDPITGGFQFVQRFEWSRQLGIALYLGVDGIGTPLVLASSILLFAGIFVSWHIKDRTKEFYIWLLILAAATIGVFMSLDLFFLYFFYEMSVIPMYLLLGMWGSHTKKYLEMTDPEGLNRRDSVGFILNFGSNSKEYAAMKLVLFLSAFAVVALMGILLIYKYSGLNTFDILVLREQANFMNIPALGTTLDKIIWVLVFFGFASIAPLWPLHSWSPVGHAAAPAATSMLHAGVLMKLGHFSIMRVAFEILPETTRELMPIAAVLCMFSIIYGGFVAFYAKDTKYVIGYSSSSHMGYVFLGMAALNYISLSGAVIYMFAHAMATGMLFAMAGWVYDQTHSRDIPSLGGLANKMPFISACFIVACMASIGMPGTVNFIAEIMIVVGSWNKYPLQVIVAMLGIVLTLAYLFKMMRGLFYGPMNQKYSHAHDAISTVDRLPLLIMISVSIGFGIFPMHLYDVVRSGVDPLVARITRVVPVAEISEGLGVREKSTAPERTSAPLAAHKAISYPPQVSREGRE from the coding sequence ATGGGAGAGTACGCACTACTGTATATCCTCTTCGCTCCGTTCGCCGGAGCCTTGGGGTTGATTTTTGTGTCAAATCGACAGCCGCTCCTTGTTCGAAGCGTAGCGGCAAGCGCAGCCTTTGTCTCGCTGATCACCTCGCTCTATATTTTTTATGCCTATGATCCAATCACAGGCGGATTTCAGTTTGTTCAAAGGTTTGAATGGTCGAGGCAACTCGGCATTGCATTATATCTGGGCGTCGACGGGATCGGCACTCCTCTTGTGCTTGCCTCTTCGATTTTGCTGTTTGCCGGTATCTTCGTATCGTGGCACATCAAGGATCGCACGAAAGAGTTCTACATCTGGTTGCTGATCCTGGCGGCTGCCACGATCGGTGTCTTCATGTCCCTGGACTTGTTCTTTCTCTATTTCTTCTACGAGATGTCCGTCATCCCGATGTATTTGCTGTTGGGGATGTGGGGCAGCCACACGAAAAAGTATTTGGAGATGACCGATCCCGAAGGTCTGAACCGGCGGGACTCAGTCGGATTTATCCTTAACTTCGGATCGAACAGCAAAGAATATGCGGCGATGAAACTGGTGCTTTTCCTGTCCGCGTTTGCCGTCGTCGCCCTCATGGGCATCTTACTCATCTATAAATACTCCGGGCTGAACACCTTCGATATCCTGGTGCTCCGTGAGCAGGCCAATTTCATGAATATTCCGGCGCTCGGCACGACGTTGGACAAGATCATCTGGGTGCTGGTCTTCTTTGGCTTTGCGTCGATCGCCCCGCTGTGGCCGTTGCACTCGTGGTCCCCGGTCGGCCATGCAGCTGCGCCGGCCGCAACCAGCATGCTTCATGCCGGTGTCCTCATGAAGCTCGGACACTTCTCCATTATGCGGGTGGCCTTTGAAATTCTTCCTGAGACGACCAGGGAACTGATGCCGATCGCCGCCGTGCTCTGCATGTTCAGCATCATCTATGGCGGTTTCGTGGCGTTTTATGCCAAAGACACCAAGTACGTGATCGGCTATTCCAGTTCCAGTCACATGGGTTATGTGTTCCTAGGGATGGCGGCCTTGAATTACATCAGCTTGAGCGGCGCAGTCATCTACATGTTCGCCCACGCCATGGCGACCGGCATGCTCTTCGCGATGGCTGGGTGGGTGTACGACCAGACCCATTCACGCGACATCCCTTCGTTGGGCGGCCTGGCGAACAAGATGCCCTTCATCTCGGCCTGTTTTATCGTGGCCTGTATGGCGTCGATCGGGATGCCCGGAACCGTGAATTTTATCGCGGAAATTATGATCGTCGTCGGAAGCTGGAATAAGTATCCTCTCCAAGTGATTGTGGCCATGCTGGGCATCGTCTTAACCCTGGCGTATCTGTTCAAAATGATGCGCGGCCTGTTCTATGGCCCGATGAACCAAAAGTATAGCCATGCGCACGATGCGATATCGACGGTCGACCGCCTGCCTCTATTGATTATGATTTCCGTCAGTATCGGCTTCGGGATTTTCCCGATGCATTTATATGATGTCGTTCGTTCTGGAGTGGACCCGTTGGTCGCGAGGATTACACGCGTGGTTCCGGTCGCGGAAATCAGTGAGGGGTTAGGGGTGAGGGAGAAGTCGACAGCGCCGGAAAGGACTTCTGCCCCGTTGGCTGCGCACAAGGCCATATCCTATCCGCCTCAGGTCTCACGAGAGGGACGCGAATGA